DNA from Tursiops truncatus isolate mTurTru1 chromosome 8, mTurTru1.mat.Y, whole genome shotgun sequence:
GCAGGGAGTctgcggggtgggcgggggacaGACAGGTCGGAGGGAGGCCCGGGAGGACGAGGACAGGCAGCCAGGAGTGGCTGTGCTGAGCAGATTCACTGAGACGAGGTAAGGTGAGAGTCCGGGGCGGCAGGTGGGTTACAGGAGCCACCGGGGACAGGGACAGCGGAAGAGACAGGGGAGCAGATAAAGGTGTCTGTGCACACTCGTGTCACCTGATGGGGTCTGGGGGTCAGGCAGAGGGGCGCAGCTGAGACCCCCCGCACGGGCCGGGTCTCCCTGGAAGCGGGCAGCTGCGGTGAGCCTGGAATTGCCAGAAATTCCCCAGGGAGTCAGGGAGTAGGCTCCGGAAGCAGGAGAAACCATGAGGAGGGGGCCCAGGTGGAGGGTCCACGATGACCCCCGTGGGCACAGCAGGGAGAAGCTGTCCAAAGGGTCTTCCTACGGGCACCACCCCCCCCACCAAGGACGACAGAAGATGAAAGCTGGGAGTCCAGCAAGGACTTTGGTGATGGGGGTGGTCAGGAGGTAGGTCCAGATGTGAGAGGAGCCCTGGGACCCAATGTGGACAGTGGGCACGCAAACTCCTGCCCCGCCTGAGGGCTACCTGCCCTCTACACAGGGTTACCATGGCCTggaccatgtgccaggctctcgGGGCTGAGGGCTCACAGAAGGCTTCtttgaggaggtggggagggggcagccgaGGGAGAGCCCAGGAGACGCTTCCAGACCTGGCGCTGAGGCGGGTGTGGCATGGCAGAGAGGTTGGGGGCAGCTGGAGGACTCCCAGAAGGGGCCagagctccctcctcacctgtcCATCCTGTGAGCCGGGTATACTCACATGCACACCCATTTTGTTGTCAGGTAAACCGAGGTCCAGCTGCTCTGAGGAGGAGGGTGACAGGGAGGCCTGTGGCTTGCTGGTTaaggggcagggggagcagaTCTGGGCCTGGATGGAGCTGGTGCTTGGGGACCAAAGGGGACAGGTGTGGACAGGTGGTCACGGGCGAAGCTGGAGAGAGGGTGGGGCGCCATGAAGCCCTGCAGGTGGATGCCCACGGAGAAGCTCTGTGTCCTCCAGGCCACGCTGGCTTCCCCCTGGCCAGGTGGGGGTACaggtgaggggggaggggaggcctgtCCCACAGGTGCAGGAAACCCAGGGGGACCGCAACCCATACTAGTCCTTACGGCTCCACCCACTTCCAAGTGGACCCTCGGCTCTGCCCAACCCCCCCCCAGGCTGGCACCGCCCACCCTGCCCCGTCTCTCTGGCCCACTGCACTCACCCAACCTGCTGAAGAAGGGCGTGTGGAGAGCCCTCCCAAGACCCCTGTCTGGGTCTCCCACGTCCATCAAGCCCGCTGCCCTGTCATCAGCCCACGGGCCCTGCCCGGTCTCCCAAGCTCTCTGGGCTCGTCCGCCCACATCTCCATCTTCAGAAGTCTGGGCGATTCATCTTTGTTGATTTTGCTTCATCTATTTTGCGGTTGTTTAAGAGTGTTcttgtttaggggcttccctggtggcgcagtggttaagaatccgcctgccaatgcagggacacaggttcgagccctggtccaggaagatcccacatgccgtggagcaactaagcccgtgcgccacaactactgagcctgcgctctagagcccgcgagccacaactactgaagcccgtgcgcctagagcccatgctctacaacacgagaagccaccgcaatgagaagcccgcgcaccgcatcgaagagtagcccccgctcaaaacaactagagaaagctcgtgcacagcaacaaagacccaacgcaaccaaaatttaattaatttttttaaaaaagtgttcttgttttgatgtttaaagaaaagtttaatcTGGGGAAATGATTTCAAACTGATAGAAAAGTTTCAAGATTAATGCAAAGAGCATCTTTAACTCCATCACCTGCTGTCGCTGCCTCtcactctctcccctcctctacTCCTAAGGCCCTCGTGACCTGTTTTCTGAAACTGGAGGCGCCCTCTCCCCTGACCACAGTGCAGACACCAACCTCAGTCTAGCAGATGTGAAACACCACGGTCGTCTCATCGGCCAGTCTGTGTCCTTGTGACCGGCTCCCCTCGgtgactttgttttttgtttgttctgccCACGTCCTTTCTGGCTCACCGAGAGGGTGCAGGCTCTCTGTGCACCAGCTGTCCCTGTGGTCAGCCATTCCTCCCGGAGACCTGGTCCCTTCCTGGAGGACAGTGTAGGGACCAAGGCCCGGGGGCCCGGGCGCACTCGCAGGGGCAGGCCGGGGAGAGAGCTGAGGGCACAATCCCGCATATGCCCCGCACCACGGAGGAGCAGGCCCGCCAGCGTTGCCTGCCACCGCTGTCCGGCCGAGCCACGTGCCCCGGGGCTTCCTGTGCCTGTGTTCCCTCCCTGACCTCCAGCATCACCCGCGGAGCgggccatgtcccctgcaccttTGCTGCCCTCCTTCTGCTGCCCTGCGTCCAGCTCGCGCCCTCCAGGGGTTGCTGTCTCGTTCCGTCCATTGTCAGGGACGTCGCCCAGTACTCACGTCTGAGGACGCCCAGACCCCATCTCCAGCCCGGACCCCTGCACCCAGCTGTTTGTGCCTGGGAACTGCCACGTTCCCCAGCCCCCCAAAATCTCAGCCCAAAGccagcccctcacctgccccaggCTCCTGCCCTGGAGAACAGCCCTCCGCCCTCTCCCCTTCAGCACAGGCCTGGGTGCCCCTTCTCCCTCGTCCACCAAGTCCTGGAGGCTCTGCCTCTCGAATCTCTCTCCATCCACCACCGCCTTCCACCCACCCAAGGAGGTGACAGtggcccccctcccctctcccacctccagcctccactGTTCTCCACCCTGCAGAGATCTTTCTAGAAGGTGCTGGACCATGCACTTGCCCAGAATTGCCCCATTCAGCCCCACGTCCACACGGCTGCAGGGACACCGAGGTCACCCAGCAAGGGCAGTGGCAGAGGGGCGCAGAGGGGCGTGGAGCCAGGCCGAGCGGCGCTGGCCAGGTGCTTACTGCCTTGGTTTGCTCTGCACGGCCCTCTTTCacttcactcattcactcattcttcaCGGCCCTCTTTCACTTCACTCATTCATTGGAAAATGGAACAAGCACCCATGAATCCACTGTTCTGCCCAAGAATTACAACATCATCCCCCAAACCTACTTCTGCTTCCGTGTTTCCACCCCACCTGTCCCCGGCTTGGCCCCCACCCTGGGGGATCACTGTCTGGACTTCTGTGTTTGACATTCCCTTGCCTTTTGAAAAGAAGACCATTTTCCACATCTGACCGAGTTGGGTCCTGCCTGTGGGAACCGCATCCCTGGGATCTCTGCACCCGCCGTGGCCCTGGGCATAGATTCGCGCTCCCTTTCCCGGCGGGCGCGGCCCCTGCGCAGCTGCCCGGTTCACTTTGCCGGGTCCGAGGCAGGTACTGCCTCTATCACCGGCAGCTCTCGCTGCCAAAACCCACTCGCTCCTTGAATTCACTGGCTGCCCTGCCTGCTCTGGACTCCGCACGGGCTGAGCCTCAGCCTGGAACGTCGAGGGGTCCCCTCTACCCCGCATCCACGAGCGGGAAAGGCAGCCAAGGCACCAGGCCTGGGCCCGAGGGCCTGACGAGCCCAGCCAGGGCCTGTGGGGAGCTGCTCGCAGGACGGAGCTGAGCCCTGGGCTGCCGTGGGGCCGGGGAACAGTACACTGGCCAAGGCCGGCGGGGCAGGCTGACGTCTGTCCCTTGAGGCTCAAGGCTCCGGCCCCGGCACATCAATCGCTGGGGCCTCTGAGGGCAAGGGCAGGGTGGACGGCCGCTCCATCAGTGGCGGCAGCCTGGCCTCCCCGGGCTCCCCACCAAGGATCTGAGCGCAGGACCTTGGCGGGCCACGGCACCATCCCTCACAGAGGAGGCTGACGGCGGCCTTGCTGTGACATTTGTGTCTGGGCCTGTCGGCCACATCGTCCCTTGATGTGTGGCGTGGGCCAGGGCCGGGGGCTGTGCAGAAGGGAGAAGCTAGCCCTCTCACTGGGTCCGGTGTCAGGCCAGCTGGGCCTGTCATCAGTCTCCAGTGGGAGCACGGACCCTACCCGGCGTACCCCTGCCCCATGAGCTCAAGACTCCCCGGAGGGCCAGCTGATCCAGGACTGCCCCGCGTGCCCCctggtggcgggggcgggggtctgGGGAGGAGCAGCCTGGGAGGAAGGGGCTGCCCACAGGGCACGGGACACAGGCCCACGAGGCCCCTGCCTGGACTTGTGCCACAGGGACCGGGTCTCGGGGCCCTGTGGGGACCTTCATGGTGACAGTGACAATGGACCAATGGTCATCTAGGGAACTGGCTCTGCCATGGCCCCGGGCACCTGTGTCCAAGCTTACAGGGTCTGACACCAACATCACCAAGCAGCCGCAGGCGGCAGGCGGGCGGGTGGGGTCCCTGCCCCGGCAGTGGCCCTCCCGGCCCAGCCGAAGTCCCCCGAAGCCCATGTGCggctcctccacccccagcccagggtcCCCGGTCTCAGAGGCCTTCGCACGGCGGCCCGTGGGcagagaggctggggcagggccggACCCGAGCACAGCAGAGCAGTCGGGGGATTGGAATCCTTTATTGACAGGAGCTGAGCCCGGCTCGGAGGGCCTCGGGCGGGAGCGGGCGGCGGCGGCCTAGGACTCGGACTCGAACATCTTCTTGCGGCCCTCCATGCCCGACTTTTCCTCGATGTTCTTCCTCCAGTCTCCCACGTCACGCAGGTCCCGCTCCTGCAGGGGCACCGGGAGAGGGCTCAGGCCCACCGCCTCCAGCCTCACTTCCCCTCCCAGTCCCCTCCTGGCAGACCCGTCCGGGGTCTGAGCCGGCCCGGCAGGCGGGGCGCGCGGTGGGGACCCTCCTACCTTCTCGGTTTCCTCCTTCTTGACCTGCTTGAGGTTGGCCCTGAGGTCCATGCACACCTTGTGCTTGGAGCCCAGCAGCGCCTTGAGCATGGCGTCGGCCGACATGCGCACCCTTCTCAGCGGGGGCCGCTTGAACTTGCCTCGCAGGTCGAACAGCTTCTGGTTCATGTCCTCCAGCTGCGGGGCGGGCAGCAAGGCTGGGCGGGAGGCGGCGGGGGCCGAGACCTCGCGGTCGGGGCGCCCCCCGCACCGTGCCCGCCTCCCCGGCCTCTCACCTCCTTGGTGCTCTTCTGCACCTTCACCTCCATGTCGTACTTCTCCTCCTCGGCCACGTTGATCTTGGCGTGCAGCTGTTGGCAGagctcctggggggggggggggcgccgtgggtgggtgggtggcctCCGCCCGCCCTGACCACCCTGCTTGCCCTCTGGACCGAGGGGGAGACGGGGCggtgggcaggggctgctgggcggccgggtgggcggggtgggggctgggTACCTGCACCTCGGCCATGGAGCCGGGAATGTGCAGCGGCGGGCAGTGCTCGGTCAGGTAGCTCTGCTTCTCCGTCTCCCGGCGGCTCTCCTCCTTCTCCAGCTCCGTGGCCGCGATCTGGAGCATGACGCTCTGGGGGGTTTGGAGGGGCGGGGGGTAGGCGGTGGTGAGGGCCTGGGGCACGCCAGCCTGCAGACGCCCGGGCGGCCCTCCCCAGGCCCGCACCTACCTTCAGGTGCTGTCTGCGGGCCGTGATGGCTCTGTTGCGCTTCTGCAGGGCAGGGAGAAGATGCAGGAGGGAGAGTCAGGGTCGGCGGGGCTCAGCCGTCCAGCCAGGGGGTCCTGCCCGaggggcggctgggcctgggcctggtggGGAGGCTGGGCCCAGGACACGGCGCTGCACGGTGACCCTTTGCCCCCGTGGCCCTTCGGGTTGGGAGGACTGGGGTCGGGAGAAGGGGCTGTGCTTCTGAGGCAGGGGGATGCTGGCGGGGCccaggaggcgggggaggggatgCAGCCATCAGAAAGAAGAAGCGAGTCCCCGGTGAGCAGGCCACAGCCGCACTTCCCCTGCTCCGGGAGCATTGGGGCACCAGGCAGCCACTTCCTCTATTTGTCAGTGTCTCCgttgggggaggtgggggtgcGGTGAGGCATTTTCACAGAAGGGGGAGGGCTGGGCGGCCTCCCTGGGCCTTGGAACTCCGACCTCTGCCCTCTCCTGAGTTGGGGGGTCCCACCCCCTCCGTGTTTCACCCCCAAGCAGGTACTCACCTCTTCACTGTCccggggggcaggtggggagagaagagagaagagagaagagaggttaGGGCCCTGCCATGGGGCTGTGTGATGGGGGCGGGCGGGAGGCGGCCTGGCGGAGAGATGCAGAGACCCTCGcccagtggggagtggggggggcaGCAGGGGCACCGGGCTTGCGGGGCTACACTTACTCGCCCATCTTGAGGTCCTGGGCTTAGAGCCtgtgggagggaaaggggaggggtgtTAGGGCCCCGGCCCAGGACCCCAGCTCTGGGGGTGCAGCGCCTCGCCCCACACACTAACCCCGCCCAACCCCCACCTCCTTGGGGGACGCTTCTTGGAATTccccgggggaggggaggagtaaGAGGAAAGTGTTCCCAAAATGTCCCAGGCGGGCCTGGAGTCGCTGCAGCTGTCCCCGAGGGAGGGGCGGTCCGGCCATCGCAGGTGCCGCGGGAGCGACCAGTTATTTTTAGCTCTGCTCTTTCAGCTTCTGCCCCAAGTGCATATAAGAAACGACCCGCCAGTTGGGCCTGGGGTCCCTCAATCCGTAAAACCCCTTCCCGTGTCCCAGCAGTGAGGCCTGGCCGTCGGGGTGCTGCCCGGGGCCCCTTCGCCACCCCAGCCTGCCTCCGGAGGCATCTCCCTCTCGCCCCCTGCTCCGTGCAAGACCCCCAGAGAGGCTGCTGGCGGCGGCCCTGGCCCCCAGGCCCCCGCCCCGGGAAGTCTTCCTGCAAGCGAGCTCCAGCAGTGCCTGTCCCGGCCTCCGGGCCGGCCTCACCTCGCGTCCGGACAGCAGCGCTGGGAGTGGGGTCAGGCCGGCAGCGGCGAGTTGGGCTGGTGGGCCCAGGGGGAGGGGTATAAATGGCCTCCCCCAGGCTGGGCCCCTGCTCAGAAAGGGCATGGAGCCCTCCTCAGACCAATGGGGGCACAGGGacctccccacctgcccaggctGCCTGGCCCGGCCCAGCCTCGTGCTGCCCTCCAGGCCAAGAAGTCTtagttgtggggggggggggcggtgctgaGGTTGGGTTGGTCTATTTAGGGCTCAGTGATGACTTCGAGATGCCTCCCTTGTATCTTACAAGGAGCCTGAGGACAGGACGACGGCCTCGCCAGCCGTGGCGCACAGCTCAGGGGTCAGCCAAGGCGTCACTCCGGCCCAGCCCCACCTGTTCTGAGTCCGGATCCACACTGCTTTCCTCGGCTTCCCCAGGGCTCCGGGCCCCCCGGGGAACAGCAGCAGCCTCGCACTCTGCTCCTTATTGCCCCCCCCCAACCCAGCAGGCGTCTCGGGCATGAGCTGGCCATGTCCTCCTGTCCCCAAGCTGGCCCGGGGCAAGGCCGGACCCCCAAACACGGCCTCTGGGGCCTGCGGCAGTGGCCAGGGTCTCTGGGGCAGGGCTTCCCTCCATGGGCGTGATCCCAGCTTCCCACCCAGGAGCAGGATGGGGGGGTGCCTGGACGGACGTGCAGCCTTGCCTGGGCCGCCCTGCCCGCGGGCCAGCTCCCTGCACAGCTCGGAACACATCCTTCAAACCCAGGATTTCGGCGCCACCCACCTGGGAACCTCTCCCTGACCTGAGGGGGCCTGGGGCCCGCCTGGCTGCCCCAGGCAGGCCCGGCACTGCCCTTCTCACCCCGGTTCCAGGCCTGCGCCCCCTGCCCGGGCCCCCACCCAGCAGAGGCATCCGGATAACCATGACTTGGCACCCTCTGAGCTGGGGGTGCATGGCCCCAGCCCTGCCGGCTTCTCGGGCCATGGGGAGGGTCAGGGAGAGCTAAAGCCGTCCAGATGTGCGGGGATTAGAGCTGCTTTCCGGGCCAGGCTGAGCCCCCAAAGGCCTGGGGCGGCTTCTGAAGGCATCTACTGCCCCCTGCTGCTCGCGAAGGGGACGCCCTGCAGTCACCATCTGGAGGGTTTGGGGCCCCTCGGGTGCTGGGGCGGTCCCTGGGATTGGGTTCCCCTCTGTCCACTGTCACCGTCCCCCAGATATCTCCCACTTgcccactgtgtccccagggGCCCATCCCTCACTCTCCAGCTGCTACCGATGGGGAGGGCTTCGCATCTCCCAGTATCGTCCCCCTTGGGCCAGGAAGGGCCCCTTCACCCTCACTCAGGGGTCAGGCATGGGTCAGAGCCCTCAGGGCCTGGCTGAGCCTGGAGAGGAGACCCTCTCCTTGTCCTTGGCGATGTCGGTGGAGCCCCTGACCCTGCTGTGTCCACGGGGCTCGGGAAGGACGCACAGCCATGGGGGAGAAGGCGTTTATTATGGTGGGTCCCCAGGGCAGCCTGCACGGGGCCCGTGGCCCAGCCCAGGGAGACCGAGGGCCGGGGCTGCTTTCAGGAGCCAGGCAAGGGCAGGCGCAGGTGGGGCTGCAAGGCCAGGGCCTGGTCCACCTCCCTGGCCGGCTGCAGGCGGTGCTGGGCCGACGGGCATGGGCCAGCATGTCTGCCCAGTGCTGTGGGGGTTGACCAGAGGCCCGGGCGCCCAGCAGAACCTTGCTCACGGGCTTGGCCTGGAACTGAGGGCCCCAGGTCCAGACGGCCAGCACCAGAGCCACGCTCTGGGTAGAGGCAGGCAGAGGTGcagtgggagggggagaaagatAGACATCAGTTTGGCCCTGAGCGAGGTTCCacccgccccctcctccaggcagcccacCTGGATCTGGCTGAAAGGCACAAGGAAGGTGAAGGTCTTGTTGAAGTAAGGGGTGGCCATGCCCTTCCTGGCAgatgtctttctcttcttccacttCCTCTGGCTCAGCACAAGCTGGACCTTCACGTAGGGCTCTGGGCAAGTGAAAGGAGTCATAGGGCGTCCCAGGTCTGAGGGCTGAGCACAGGGTTCCCTCCATCCATGTGGAGGGGCAGGTCCGGCTCTTGCCTGCCAGAACCGGGCTCAGGCCTCGGGCCTCCAGCACGACCACGGTCAGCCGGCCCAAGCCGGGCACGTACTGGAGCGAGAAGCACACCTCCCCCAACTGCTCGGGCTGCGGGCAGCAAGAAGGGCCTCAGCTTCCCTGCCGGGCACACCGGGCAGGGCGGGACTGGAGCCCGGGGGTCAGCAGGCTCACCTCGGCAGTGCTAGGCAGGCCCAGAGGGTGCCAGAGCTCCAGGACGGGCTGCGGATCCACGGTGCCCAGCGGCAGGCTGAGCGCGCCCAGCAGCCCATGCTGGGAGAAGAGCTTGTAGTCTAGAACCTGCACCCGCAGGGCGGTCCGGGACAGCTCCACGGGGGCGACCTGCGGGGAGGGGTGTGAGCGGCCCCCACTGCCCGGCCCAGGCCCCTGGCCACCCAGCCCCGACTCACGTGGAAGGAGTAGGTCTCTTCGAACGTGGGGCAGAGGGTACCACGGTGCACCTTCGTCTCGTGCCTGCACCCGGCCTCAGGGGACAGGCTGACGCAGGCGTAGGGGTCCGCCGTGCCGCCTGGGCCCCGGGGCCTCAGGTCCGCTGCCTGCCTGAGGCCCACCTTGATCTAGGAGCCAGGGGGTGTTTCAGCCAGGGCCCCCTTCCTGGTCAGCCCCGCACCACCCAGCACCCAGTGCCAACCCTTCCCCCATCGCCCCTCCAAAATCCCGCACGTCCTCGGGGCCCCTCACCTCCTGGCTTCCAAAGTCGTACTCCACGGACAGCTGCAGGCACTCCCACTGCTGGGGCCCCCCAGGGCCAGGCTCCTCCTTATCCACATCTGGCTGCACCCGGGTGGTATCACAGGGGCTGGCGACAGGTGCTCTGGGACCGTGCCCCCATCAGAGCCCCGGCGTCCCAGGCAGCGGGTCCATCATGGGTCAAACTTCCAGGCCAGGGCACCAGAAGGGCTCACATCCCAGCTCAGCTCCACGGGACCGGCCGAAACTGCCCCGAGTCCACCTCTCTGCCGCTGCCCTCCTCCAGAACTGCTGTGGCTCTCGCAGCCCACGCCCTCCCTCACCTTGTTCATCGCCTCGCCAGCCAGGCGCCCCCCCGCCTCCGCTCTGGGCAGACCAGAGCACGCTGGGGGCTGAGCTCGCCCCCGAGCCTGGACCTTGGGCTGCCTGTCGGCACTGGCCCAGCTGGGTGCCCGCTTCTCGCCGGCTGCGTGTTGATGGTGCTGCGGGCACTGCCCAGGCCCACGGCCGCCTCGTCTCTGGGCTCCTTCCTGTGGCGGccgcggcagcagcagcagatggcacagagcaggcaggaAACAACGAGGACGCCAGCCACGACCGCAGCGGCTATGAGCGCCCAGCGgagccctgggggcgggggggagcacAGAGATGGGCCTGAGGGGCATCCATGGCCAGCGGCTGCCCCCCGCCCAGCCAGGCCATCCCCACTCCCCTTCCAGAGGTCCCAAAACTCGCAGGGGATCCGGGCGACCAGGTCCGGAATGCGCCCGGGGAGAGCCGTGGAGCCCGCCGGGGCCCGGGCGCTGTGGGGGCCTGGGGGGCGACTCATCTCCTCTCACTGCTGGCCTGGAGCAAACGGCCGGGGCAGCCAGGTCACTTGTGAGGGTGGCCCCTTGGGCCCCTGCCTACCGTCCCATCTGCCCAGCAGAGGCCAGCTCAGTCTGCCTGGGCAAGGAGGCAGCCCGGGGCGGCCGGGGCGAGGGCTCCGAACGGCACCGACGGTAGGGGGGCGCTGGGCCTTGGCCAAGGTGCGGGCTGAGCTGCTGCAGGCCTGGCCTCCTACCACGTCCCCTAGCGCCCAGCCAGGCGGGCCAGGCCTCGCGGAGGAGACCTCCGACTCCTTCCCGCAGGGCCtctccctccaggaagccccctccctcctgACCTCTCTCCCTGGGCCCCGGGCCCTCCTGGGGGTCGCCGCTGGGGTCCCATCCCGGCACCCCCACCCCGACCTCGGGCCCCCCATGGTTTGCCACTGACATAGGTGGAGAGTGTTTACATGTGGGGTCCCGGCCCTGGAGCAACTGGGAGCCTGGGGATGGAGGCCCTGAGGGGTAGGGGCTCTGCTAGGGTCATGAGGGACGGGAGGGTTGGGGAGTGGGGATCGGCTGCCTGCGGGAACTCCGTGCAAGCCAGTCCGGGCTGAAGGTGCATTCCTGGCGCCAGGGGAGGACGGTGAggtgggggcaggcagggccgGGTGTAGCTGGGAGCGGCCAGAACATTCCTGCCTACTACCTGCCCTGCTGCCCTTCAGAGCTCCGCCTGCCTGCTcggggtgggaaggagggtgggCCGGCTCCGCTGCACCCCGGGGCCCCCGGAGGAGCGCGCCTGGCAAGGACCCGCTCGGCCTGCATGCTGGGACCCCGGGCCCACGGCTAGCCTCCGTGACTCAGCCTCCCCCAGCCGCCCTTCCTCCCAGGAGCGCGGGCAGCCAGGTCACAAGGACCAAGCCCGGGCCCCAGTCCAGGAATAACCAGGCACCGGAGCCCGATTCCTGCCCCTCTGCGCTCCCTGCCCACCCGCATGCCAGCGTGGGGAGGGACCGTGATCTCAgagaccccaccccagcccccatgcGCACAGCATCGATGCCCCACTGCCAGCACCAAGCCAACCTGTCTGCAGGAGGGACCACAGCTCAAAGCGGGGGGCCCAGGCCCCAGCTTGGCCTCCCCTTCCCTCGCAAACGCGCGTGTCTTGTCCCCGTGAGGTCTTTGGAGGAAAAGCCATCTGAGGCTCGCAGCAGGGCAGAGGCCAGGCCGGGGGCGTCCACACACGCAGTGAAGGGACGGCAGGCGGCCTGTGCACCGGCCCTGGCTCAGAAGGAGGGCCCGGCCTGCTCTACTGCTTGCTGCAGCCGACTTACAGTTCTAACCATTTGGAACTAGAGGCTGTACGTTTCCTGCCGGGGCCCCACAAGTTATGGAGCGGGTTCTGGCTGGGGGGCCACCGGGCGAGGCCCCTGTGGTGCGGTGGGGTGCACTCAGGGGACTCACAGGTGTCTCAGCCGCCCCTCTGGCCactgcccaccctcctcccaaGGACACTCCCAGGTCAGCAGGTAGAGCGCCCCTGGTGGCGGCTGGTGGCATGGGCTGGCCTGAGAACCGACGGTGCGCAGGGGTCCCTGGAGCAGCCCAGTGGTCAGGGCAGAGAGGCCCGGCTGCCCTTGTGGGATTGGAAGCCCATCTTCATTTGTTGAAATGTCAGTCTAGGTGTGCTCTGGAATGAAAACAGCTTCAGTCGAGGTTCTTACGGTTGAGAGTGTGGGGTCAGTTGTCCTTTGTCTTCACAGAACGTCCATCTGTGTGTGCCCGCACGCGTGCACACCTGCACCTGCGTGCGGCTGCGTGCGCACGCCTCTGTGGGCATGTGTGTGCCTCTCCCCGCACCCCTGCTCGGTTAGTGTCCTGCTCTTGGCCTTGGCCGGGGTGCGGTGGGCATCGGGTCACAGGAATTTGGTGCTGCTGGCTTGGCGGGATTCCCAGGCCAGCCTGGTGAAGGTTGAGCCCCAGAAACACGGGGTGCCTGGGAGCTGACCCGAGAGGACCCTGGATCCCTAGGCACACCAGCCACAAGCAGTGGGGGGCCCTGAAGCCTGGGGAGGTGCGGGGTCCCTCAGGACTGCCCTGTCCCCGTGCTGGTGAGGGTTCCGGCAGGCACACAGCCACCAGGTGGCGCCGTCTGCTCCACTGGCCCCAGCTACGCCACCGTCCAGCCTCCAGGCCCCGGCTCCTGGGGGAAACTTGCAggagccccccaccctgcccccgcccccggcagGCAGGTGCCCCAGGGGCAGCCCTCCAGGTCCTGTGAGGGCTGACCGGTTCTCCCTGTCCCCGTGCCATGCCTCTGGAAGCTCTCCTGGCCTGGGCCACCCCTCAGAAGGCAGGAGGTCCCTCCTGGGGTCTACTTTCTGTGGGCCAGCTGGGGAAAAACCTCCAGGTGCTAAGGCTGCTTTTCCCAGGAAAGGGGGACAGGCATCCTTCCTAAATGGAGCCCCAGTCCCCAGCCACCTCCTCCGGGGCTCCCTCCCAGCTGCTCCACTCTCTGCTTTGGGCAGGACGGCCTCCTtctcaccccctcccaccccctgcccatcCTACTTGGCCTTGGAGACCTGAGTGAGCTCCAcctctccaggaagccctccctgctcACTCCGGGCCCTGGCCCTCCGACCGACCTGCTGGGGTTATGCTGGATTCCACCCTGCACCCTCCCCGAGTCAGGAATGCCAGCTTTCCCAGGGGGAGGGCCTTCCCTGTCAGCTGGG
Protein-coding regions in this window:
- the SYT8 gene encoding LOW QUALITY PROTEIN: synaptotagmin-8 (The sequence of the model RefSeq protein was modified relative to this genomic sequence to represent the inferred CDS: inserted 1 base in 1 codon), which encodes MSRPPGPHSARAPAGSTALPGRIPDLVARIPWLRWALIAAAVVAGVLVVSCLLCAICCCCRGRHRKEPRDEAAVGLGSARSTINTHRVQPDVDKEEPGPGGPQQWECLQLSVEYDFGSQEIKVGLRQAADLRPRGPGGTADPYACVSLSPEAGCRHETKVHRGTLCPTFEETYSFHVAPVELSRTALRVQVLDYKLFSQHGLLGALSLPLGTVDPQPVLELWHPLGLPSTAEPEQLGEVCFSLQYVPGLGRLTVVVLEARGLSPVLAEPYVKVQLVLSQRKWKKRKTSARKGMATPYFNKTFTFLVPFSQIQSVALVLAVWTWGPQFQAKPVSKVLLGARASGQPPQHWADMLAHARRPXHRLQPAREVDQALALQPHLRLPLPGS
- the TNNI2 gene encoding troponin I, fast skeletal muscle, with amino-acid sequence MLQIAATELEKEESRRETEKQSYLTEHCPPLHIPGSMAEVQELCQQLHAKINVAEEEKYDMEVKVQKSTKELEDMNQKLFDLRGKFKRPPLRRVRMSADAMLKALLGSKHKVCMDLRANLKQVKKEETEKERDLRDVGDWRKNIEEKSGMEGRKKMFESES